One Glycine max cultivar Williams 82 chromosome 3, Glycine_max_v4.0, whole genome shotgun sequence DNA window includes the following coding sequences:
- the LOC100788436 gene encoding TPR transcription factor — translation MMLRSSSTPVLGSLLSSFTDSPNNNIHSETCHALKHFPPTTVPQHYHKLTFHQTGSSACGSSPISPSIGELERQNKGLIRRVQSDGNLQDLAFFSCNNEERFEFSDPSKRFSARHRSLVLETIPSFSTAKHNGLSEEEEDEEMESESEDGFSVLNGGKGVIFSEEVRVKDGVCRVSFGDQEEVSSGKEMYLAKGLGVECCGDGIGGCRGGGGGGGDHNPLGSGGNDGERHGVEEYYKKMVRENPGDPLFLRNYANFLYQCKQDREGAEEYYSRAILADPNDGEVLSQYGKLVWELHHNQERASSYFERAVQASPEDSHVQAAYASFLWDTEEDEDGINEPQSLPPHSHQGAVATAGA, via the exons ATGATGCTAAGAAGCTCTTCAACACCAGTTCTTGGATCCCTCCTCTCTTCCTTCACAGATAGCCCTAACAACAATATTCACTCAGAAACCTGTCATGCACTGAAACACTTTCCACCAACCACTGTCCCACAACATTATCACAAACTTACTTTCCACCAAACTGGGTCCTCTGCATGTGGTTCTTCTCCAATCTCTCCCTCAATTGGTGAGCTTGAAAGGCAAAACAAAGGCTTGATCAGAAGAGTCCAATCTGATGGGAACTTGCAAGACTTGGCCTTCTTTTCTTGCAACAATGAAGAAAGGTTTGAGTTTTCAGACCCTTCCAAGAGGTTTTCAGCTAGACACAGGAGCTTGGTGCTGGAGACCATTCCTTCTTTCTCTACTGCCAAGCACAATGGCTTGagtgaagaagaggaagatgaagaaatgGAAAGTGAGAGTGAAGATGGGTTCAGTGTGCTGAATGGTGGGAAGGGTGTAATATTCAGTGAAGAAGTGAGGGTGAAGGATGGAGTTTGTAGGGTGAGTTTTGGTGACCAGGAAGAGGTTAGTAGTGGTAAAGAAATGTATCTTGCAAAGGGACTTGGTGTAGAGTGCTGTGGTGATGGCATAGGTGGTTgtagaggtggtggtggaggtggtggtgatCATAATCCCTTGGGTTCTGGAGGAAATGATGGAGAAAGGCATGGAGTGGAAGAATATTACAAGAAAATGGTTAGGGAAAATCCTGGGGATCCTTTGTTTCTGAGGAATTATGCCAATTTTTTGTATCAG TGCAAACAAGACCGTGAAGGAGCAGAGGAGTATTATTCCCGTGCCATACTTGCAGACCCAAATGATGGAGAGGTTCTATCACAGTATGGGAAGTTAGTTTGGGAACTACATCACAACCAAGAACGTGCCTCCAGCTATTTTGAAAGAGCAGTCCAAGCCTCTCCTGAAGACAG CCATGTACAAGCAGCATATGCTAGTTTCCTTTGGGACACAGAGGAAGACGAGGATGGTATCAATGAACCACAAAGTTTACCGCCACATTCTCATCAAGGAGCTGTGGCTACTGCAGGTGCTTGA
- the LOC100787900 gene encoding nuclear transport factor 2 isoform X2 yields MASSYPGSVSAAQVGSYFVGQYYQILRQQPNLVHQFYSDSSSMIRVDGDSVETAHDVLQIHSIVSLLNFTTIEIKTINSLDSWDGGVLVMVSGFVKIKDISGKRKFVQTFFLAPQEKGYFVMNDMFHYIDDEVTYPNLVPVASETIDTQPHLSASLAEPPVSDYGLEEEAREYVNSVHIDDDPVDEYSLPEHQQQLQEELETEIVEEETPVQEASPPIHSIAHTVQEPPVALVEESFEEPPKKTYASILRVSKGQPVLSAAPQYAPQHSFKSAPPPSELNHVAQPAVQQSSSASMYVPESGIEAAEEGYGLEEEDEVTSVYVRNLPANVTEAEIDQEFKNFGRIKPDGIFIRVRKEIGVCYAFVEFEDIVGVQNALQASPIQLAGRQVYIEERRPNSVGAARGGRRGRGRGSYQADAPRGRFGGRSMGRGGNQDSSDYTRLRGDGYLQRGSR; encoded by the exons ATGGCGTCTTCGTATCCCGGTTCCGTTAGTGCCGCGcag GTTGGTTCCTACTTCGTGGGACAGTACTACCAGATTCTTCGCCAGCAACCGAATCTTGTTCACCAGTTTTACTCCGATTCCAGCAGCATGATTCGCGTCGACGGAGATTCAGTTGAAACCGCGCACGATGTGTTG CAAATTCATTCAATTGTATCGTTACTGAATTTTACTACGATTGAAATCAAGACAATTAATTCTCTTGACTCTTGGGATGGAGGTGTGCTTGTGATGGTCTcaggttttgtgaagataaaGGATATCAGTGGGAAGCGGAAGTTTGTTCAAACTTTCTTTCTTGCTCCTCAGGAGAAGGGTTACTTTGTAATGAATGATATGTTTCATTACATTGATGATGAAGTAACGTACCCAAATCTGGTACCAGTGGCATCTGAAACCATTGACACACAACCACATCTTTCTGCTTCACTTGCTGAGCCACCAG TTTCAGACTACGGTTTGGAGGAAGAAGCCAGGGAATATGTCAACTCAGTTCATATAGATGATGATCCAGTGGACGAGTATAGTCTTCCTGAGCACCAGCAGCAGCTACAAGAAGAACTTGAAACCGAAATTGTGGAGGAGGAAACTCCCGTACAGGAGGCATCTCCACCAATTCATAGCATTGCACACACTGTCCAAGAACCCCCTGTTGCTCTTGTGGAAGAGTCCTTTGAGGAGCCTCCTAAGAAAACATATGCATCTATT TTACGAGTTTCCAAAGGGCAGCCAGTGTTGTCAGCTGCTCCACAGTATGCTCCACAACATTCTTTTAAAAGTGCCCCACCTCCTTCAGAGTTGAACCATGTAGCACAGCCTGCTGTTCAGCAGTCAAGCTCTGCATCTATGTATGTTCCTGAGTCAGGGATTGAGGCCGCAGAAGAAGGCTATGGACTAGAAGAAGAAG ATGAAGTAACATCTGTCTATGTTAGAAACTTGCCCGCTAATGTTACTGAAGCAGAGATTGACCAGGAATTTAAGAATTTTGGCAGAATTAAGCCTGATGGAATATTCATTAGGGTCCGAAAG GAAATTGGAGTCTGCTATGCATTTGTAGAATTTGAAGACATTGTTGGTGTTCAAAATGCACTTCAG GCTTCTCCAATCCAATTGGCTGGAAGACAAGTATACATAGAGGAGCGGAGGCCAAACAGTGTCGGTGCAGCTCGGGGAGGAA GAAGGGGAAGAGGCAGAGGCAGTTATCAAGCAGATGCTCCGAGAGGGCGTTTTGGTGGTAGGAGCATGGGAAGGGGAGGTAATCAGGATAGTTCAGACTACACCAGACTAAGAGGCGATGGTTATCTTCAGCGTGGTTCCCGATGA
- the LOC100789143 gene encoding auxin-responsive protein IAA10-like, with protein sequence MSKDDNSSSLDSSSSDLQLSLSLTLSPYATTSSPSSISHSCSAALATAASQVVGWPPLGAYRMNIYNSQAKSPATEVFNSTVDNKRASNSTGVRKTADGGSDSSNIIFKEKGNLRSSLFVKVKMDGIPIGRKVDLGAHGSYETLAQTLEDMFDESATVLTHKGSNGEDHGTEVGADGHSKLLHGSSDLVLTYEDKEGDWMLVGDVPWWMFLNSVRRLRIMRTPEANGLAPRLKEKNRRSKCKLI encoded by the exons ATGTCTAAAGATGACAACTCTTCTTCactggattcttcttcttctgaccTTCAATTATCTCTCTCTTTAACACTCTCTCCCTATGCCAccacttcttctccttcatctaTTTCTCATTCCTGTTCTGCTGCTCTTGCCACCGCTGCCAG tcaAGTTGTTGGATGGCCTCCCCTTGGAGCATATAGAATGAATATCTATAATAGCCAGGCAAAATCACCAGCCACAGAAGTATTCAATTCTACAGTTGACAACAAAAGAGCAAGCAATAGTACTGGGGTTAGGAAGACTGCAGATGGTGGCAGTGATAGTAGCAAcattattttcaaagaaaaaggaaacctcAGGAGTTCCCTGTTTGTGAAAGTAAAAATGGATGGGATACCAATTGGAAGGAAGGTTGATTTAGGTGCTCATGGTTCCTATGAAACCTTAGCTCAAACCTTGGAGgatatgtttgatgaatcagCTACAGTCCTCACTCACAAAG GATCAAATGGAGAAGATCACGGTACTGAAGTTGGAGCAGATGGGCATTCAAAATTGCTGCATGGTTCTTCTGACCTTGTGCTCACTTATGAAGACAAGGAAGGAGACTGGATGCTTGTGGGAGATGTTCCTTGGTG GATGTTCCTTAACTCTGTGAGGAGGCTAAGAATCATGAGGACACCTGAAGCTAATGGACTTG CCCCaagattgaaggaaaagaaCAGAAGATCGAAATGCAAGCTCATATAG
- the LOC100788966 gene encoding uncharacterized protein isoform X2 — protein MLAKRLSSFFKLSPKPQISTSMKKVDEETGKYYGRKAVSFVLITITGGVALSALDDLAIYHGCSSKAMEKVSKNQAIIDSIGEPIVKGPWYNASLAVAHERRSVSCSFPVSGPQGNGVLQLKAVRNGDDTWSSFFLPRDWDILIMDALLHIPENEKHRTLRINLADKPLSCTACTDSTPHPSENSKAKLSANQ, from the exons ATGTTAGCCAAGAGATTAAGCTCTTTCTTCAAACTCTCCCCAAAACCTCAGATTTCCAC TTCCATGAAGAAAGTGGATGAAGAGACTGGCAAATACTATGGTAGAAAGGCTGTGTCATTTGTCTTGATTACTATTACAGGTGGTGTTGCTTTGAGTGCCCTTGATGACCTTGCCATCTATCATGGATGTAGCAG CAAGGCCATGGAGAAGGTAAGCAAGAACCAGGCAATAATAGATTCTATTGGAGAACCAATTGTTAAAGGTCCATGGTACAATGCATCTCTTGCAGTAGCTCATGAAAGACGTTCTGTTTCATGCTCATTTCCTGTTTCTGGACCACAAGGCAATGGTGTCTTGCAGCTGAAGGCTGTTCGAAATGGAG ATGACACTTGGTCTTCCTTTTTCCTTCCTCGTGATTGGGACATTTTAATCATGGATGCTCTCCTCCATATACCTGAGAATGAGAAGCACCGAACCTTGCGGATCAATCTTGCTGACAAGCCTCTTTCTTGTACTGCTTGCACCGATAGCACACCTCATCCATCAGAAAATTCAAAGGCAAAATTGAGTGCCAATCAATAA
- the LOC100789143 gene encoding auxin-responsive protein IAA10-like isoform X4, translating into MSKDDNSSSLDSSSSDLQLSLSLTLSPYATTSSPSSISHSCSAALATAASQVVGWPPLGAYRMNIYNSQAKSPATEVFNSTVDNKRASNSTGVRKTADGGSDSSNIIFKEKGNLRSSLFVKVKMDGIPIGRKVDLGAHGSYETLAQTLEDMFDESATVLTHKVGSNGEDHGTEVGADGHSKLLHGSSDLVLTYEDKEGDWMLVGDVPWWMFLNSVRRLRIMRTPEANGLAPRLKEKNRRSKCKLI; encoded by the exons ATGTCTAAAGATGACAACTCTTCTTCactggattcttcttcttctgaccTTCAATTATCTCTCTCTTTAACACTCTCTCCCTATGCCAccacttcttctccttcatctaTTTCTCATTCCTGTTCTGCTGCTCTTGCCACCGCTGCCAG tcaAGTTGTTGGATGGCCTCCCCTTGGAGCATATAGAATGAATATCTATAATAGCCAGGCAAAATCACCAGCCACAGAAGTATTCAATTCTACAGTTGACAACAAAAGAGCAAGCAATAGTACTGGGGTTAGGAAGACTGCAGATGGTGGCAGTGATAGTAGCAAcattattttcaaagaaaaaggaaacctcAGGAGTTCCCTGTTTGTGAAAGTAAAAATGGATGGGATACCAATTGGAAGGAAGGTTGATTTAGGTGCTCATGGTTCCTATGAAACCTTAGCTCAAACCTTGGAGgatatgtttgatgaatcagCTACAGTCCTCACTCACAAAG TAGGATCAAATGGAGAAGATCACGGTACTGAAGTTGGAGCAGATGGGCATTCAAAATTGCTGCATGGTTCTTCTGACCTTGTGCTCACTTATGAAGACAAGGAAGGAGACTGGATGCTTGTGGGAGATGTTCCTTGGTG GATGTTCCTTAACTCTGTGAGGAGGCTAAGAATCATGAGGACACCTGAAGCTAATGGACTTG CCCCaagattgaaggaaaagaaCAGAAGATCGAAATGCAAGCTCATATAG
- the LOC100788966 gene encoding uncharacterized protein isoform X1, whose protein sequence is MLAKRLSSFFKLSPKPQISTSCSSMKKVDEETGKYYGRKAVSFVLITITGGVALSALDDLAIYHGCSSKAMEKVSKNQAIIDSIGEPIVKGPWYNASLAVAHERRSVSCSFPVSGPQGNGVLQLKAVRNGDDTWSSFFLPRDWDILIMDALLHIPENEKHRTLRINLADKPLSCTACTDSTPHPSENSKAKLSANQ, encoded by the exons ATGTTAGCCAAGAGATTAAGCTCTTTCTTCAAACTCTCCCCAAAACCTCAGATTTCCAC CTCTTGCAGTTCCATGAAGAAAGTGGATGAAGAGACTGGCAAATACTATGGTAGAAAGGCTGTGTCATTTGTCTTGATTACTATTACAGGTGGTGTTGCTTTGAGTGCCCTTGATGACCTTGCCATCTATCATGGATGTAGCAG CAAGGCCATGGAGAAGGTAAGCAAGAACCAGGCAATAATAGATTCTATTGGAGAACCAATTGTTAAAGGTCCATGGTACAATGCATCTCTTGCAGTAGCTCATGAAAGACGTTCTGTTTCATGCTCATTTCCTGTTTCTGGACCACAAGGCAATGGTGTCTTGCAGCTGAAGGCTGTTCGAAATGGAG ATGACACTTGGTCTTCCTTTTTCCTTCCTCGTGATTGGGACATTTTAATCATGGATGCTCTCCTCCATATACCTGAGAATGAGAAGCACCGAACCTTGCGGATCAATCTTGCTGACAAGCCTCTTTCTTGTACTGCTTGCACCGATAGCACACCTCATCCATCAGAAAATTCAAAGGCAAAATTGAGTGCCAATCAATAA
- the LOC100789143 gene encoding auxin-responsive protein IAA10-like isoform X2 gives MSKDDNSSSLDSSSSDLQLSLSLTLSPYATTSSPSSISHSCSAALATAASQVVGWPPLGAYRMNIYNSQAKSPATEVFNSTVDNKRASNSTGVRKTADGGSDSSNIIFKEKGNLRSSLFVKVKMDGIPIGRKVDLGAHGSYETLAQTLEDMFDESATVLTHKGSNGEDHGTEVGADGHSKLLHGSSDLVLTYEDKEGDWMLVGDVPWWMFLNSVRRLRIMRTPEANGLALIQLLICSPKIEGKEQKIEMQAHIDNVIVCTFTCARIHKTYELKCTTRIEGI, from the exons ATGTCTAAAGATGACAACTCTTCTTCactggattcttcttcttctgaccTTCAATTATCTCTCTCTTTAACACTCTCTCCCTATGCCAccacttcttctccttcatctaTTTCTCATTCCTGTTCTGCTGCTCTTGCCACCGCTGCCAG tcaAGTTGTTGGATGGCCTCCCCTTGGAGCATATAGAATGAATATCTATAATAGCCAGGCAAAATCACCAGCCACAGAAGTATTCAATTCTACAGTTGACAACAAAAGAGCAAGCAATAGTACTGGGGTTAGGAAGACTGCAGATGGTGGCAGTGATAGTAGCAAcattattttcaaagaaaaaggaaacctcAGGAGTTCCCTGTTTGTGAAAGTAAAAATGGATGGGATACCAATTGGAAGGAAGGTTGATTTAGGTGCTCATGGTTCCTATGAAACCTTAGCTCAAACCTTGGAGgatatgtttgatgaatcagCTACAGTCCTCACTCACAAAG GATCAAATGGAGAAGATCACGGTACTGAAGTTGGAGCAGATGGGCATTCAAAATTGCTGCATGGTTCTTCTGACCTTGTGCTCACTTATGAAGACAAGGAAGGAGACTGGATGCTTGTGGGAGATGTTCCTTGGTG GATGTTCCTTAACTCTGTGAGGAGGCTAAGAATCATGAGGACACCTGAAGCTAATGGACTTG cTCTAATACAGTTACTTATTTGCAGCCCCaagattgaaggaaaagaaCAGAAGATCGAAATGCAAGCTCATATAGATAATGTTATTGTTTGCACCTTTACATGTGCTAGGATACACAAAACTTATGAACTAAAATGTACAACACGAATTGAAGGAATATAA
- the LOC100789143 gene encoding auxin-responsive protein IAA10-like isoform X3: MPPLLLLHLFLIPVLLLLPPLPVVGWPPLGAYRMNIYNSQAKSPATEVFNSTVDNKRASNSTGVRKTADGGSDSSNIIFKEKGNLRSSLFVKVKMDGIPIGRKVDLGAHGSYETLAQTLEDMFDESATVLTHKVGSNGEDHGTEVGADGHSKLLHGSSDLVLTYEDKEGDWMLVGDVPWWMFLNSVRRLRIMRTPEANGLALIQLLICSPKIEGKEQKIEMQAHIDNVIVCTFTCARIHKTYELKCTTRIEGI, from the exons ATGCCAccacttcttctccttcatctaTTTCTCATTCCTGTTCTGCTGCTCTTGCCACCGCTGCCAG TTGTTGGATGGCCTCCCCTTGGAGCATATAGAATGAATATCTATAATAGCCAGGCAAAATCACCAGCCACAGAAGTATTCAATTCTACAGTTGACAACAAAAGAGCAAGCAATAGTACTGGGGTTAGGAAGACTGCAGATGGTGGCAGTGATAGTAGCAAcattattttcaaagaaaaaggaaacctcAGGAGTTCCCTGTTTGTGAAAGTAAAAATGGATGGGATACCAATTGGAAGGAAGGTTGATTTAGGTGCTCATGGTTCCTATGAAACCTTAGCTCAAACCTTGGAGgatatgtttgatgaatcagCTACAGTCCTCACTCACAAAG TAGGATCAAATGGAGAAGATCACGGTACTGAAGTTGGAGCAGATGGGCATTCAAAATTGCTGCATGGTTCTTCTGACCTTGTGCTCACTTATGAAGACAAGGAAGGAGACTGGATGCTTGTGGGAGATGTTCCTTGGTG GATGTTCCTTAACTCTGTGAGGAGGCTAAGAATCATGAGGACACCTGAAGCTAATGGACTTG cTCTAATACAGTTACTTATTTGCAGCCCCaagattgaaggaaaagaaCAGAAGATCGAAATGCAAGCTCATATAGATAATGTTATTGTTTGCACCTTTACATGTGCTAGGATACACAAAACTTATGAACTAAAATGTACAACACGAATTGAAGGAATATAA
- the LOC100787900 gene encoding nuclear transport factor 2 isoform X1 yields MASSYPGSVSAAQVGSYFVGQYYQILRQQPNLVHQFYSDSSSMIRVDGDSVETAHDVLQIHSIVSLLNFTTIEIKTINSLDSWDGGVLVMVSGFVKIKDISGKRKFVQTFFLAPQEKGYFVMNDMFHYIDDEVTYPNLVPVASETIDTQPHLSASLAEPPAVSDYGLEEEAREYVNSVHIDDDPVDEYSLPEHQQQLQEELETEIVEEETPVQEASPPIHSIAHTVQEPPVALVEESFEEPPKKTYASILRVSKGQPVLSAAPQYAPQHSFKSAPPPSELNHVAQPAVQQSSSASMYVPESGIEAAEEGYGLEEEDEVTSVYVRNLPANVTEAEIDQEFKNFGRIKPDGIFIRVRKEIGVCYAFVEFEDIVGVQNALQASPIQLAGRQVYIEERRPNSVGAARGGRRGRGRGSYQADAPRGRFGGRSMGRGGNQDSSDYTRLRGDGYLQRGSR; encoded by the exons ATGGCGTCTTCGTATCCCGGTTCCGTTAGTGCCGCGcag GTTGGTTCCTACTTCGTGGGACAGTACTACCAGATTCTTCGCCAGCAACCGAATCTTGTTCACCAGTTTTACTCCGATTCCAGCAGCATGATTCGCGTCGACGGAGATTCAGTTGAAACCGCGCACGATGTGTTG CAAATTCATTCAATTGTATCGTTACTGAATTTTACTACGATTGAAATCAAGACAATTAATTCTCTTGACTCTTGGGATGGAGGTGTGCTTGTGATGGTCTcaggttttgtgaagataaaGGATATCAGTGGGAAGCGGAAGTTTGTTCAAACTTTCTTTCTTGCTCCTCAGGAGAAGGGTTACTTTGTAATGAATGATATGTTTCATTACATTGATGATGAAGTAACGTACCCAAATCTGGTACCAGTGGCATCTGAAACCATTGACACACAACCACATCTTTCTGCTTCACTTGCTGAGCCACCAG CAGTTTCAGACTACGGTTTGGAGGAAGAAGCCAGGGAATATGTCAACTCAGTTCATATAGATGATGATCCAGTGGACGAGTATAGTCTTCCTGAGCACCAGCAGCAGCTACAAGAAGAACTTGAAACCGAAATTGTGGAGGAGGAAACTCCCGTACAGGAGGCATCTCCACCAATTCATAGCATTGCACACACTGTCCAAGAACCCCCTGTTGCTCTTGTGGAAGAGTCCTTTGAGGAGCCTCCTAAGAAAACATATGCATCTATT TTACGAGTTTCCAAAGGGCAGCCAGTGTTGTCAGCTGCTCCACAGTATGCTCCACAACATTCTTTTAAAAGTGCCCCACCTCCTTCAGAGTTGAACCATGTAGCACAGCCTGCTGTTCAGCAGTCAAGCTCTGCATCTATGTATGTTCCTGAGTCAGGGATTGAGGCCGCAGAAGAAGGCTATGGACTAGAAGAAGAAG ATGAAGTAACATCTGTCTATGTTAGAAACTTGCCCGCTAATGTTACTGAAGCAGAGATTGACCAGGAATTTAAGAATTTTGGCAGAATTAAGCCTGATGGAATATTCATTAGGGTCCGAAAG GAAATTGGAGTCTGCTATGCATTTGTAGAATTTGAAGACATTGTTGGTGTTCAAAATGCACTTCAG GCTTCTCCAATCCAATTGGCTGGAAGACAAGTATACATAGAGGAGCGGAGGCCAAACAGTGTCGGTGCAGCTCGGGGAGGAA GAAGGGGAAGAGGCAGAGGCAGTTATCAAGCAGATGCTCCGAGAGGGCGTTTTGGTGGTAGGAGCATGGGAAGGGGAGGTAATCAGGATAGTTCAGACTACACCAGACTAAGAGGCGATGGTTATCTTCAGCGTGGTTCCCGATGA
- the LOC100789143 gene encoding auxin-responsive protein IAA10-like isoform X1, translating to MSKDDNSSSLDSSSSDLQLSLSLTLSPYATTSSPSSISHSCSAALATAASQVVGWPPLGAYRMNIYNSQAKSPATEVFNSTVDNKRASNSTGVRKTADGGSDSSNIIFKEKGNLRSSLFVKVKMDGIPIGRKVDLGAHGSYETLAQTLEDMFDESATVLTHKVGSNGEDHGTEVGADGHSKLLHGSSDLVLTYEDKEGDWMLVGDVPWWMFLNSVRRLRIMRTPEANGLALIQLLICSPKIEGKEQKIEMQAHIDNVIVCTFTCARIHKTYELKCTTRIEGI from the exons ATGTCTAAAGATGACAACTCTTCTTCactggattcttcttcttctgaccTTCAATTATCTCTCTCTTTAACACTCTCTCCCTATGCCAccacttcttctccttcatctaTTTCTCATTCCTGTTCTGCTGCTCTTGCCACCGCTGCCAG tcaAGTTGTTGGATGGCCTCCCCTTGGAGCATATAGAATGAATATCTATAATAGCCAGGCAAAATCACCAGCCACAGAAGTATTCAATTCTACAGTTGACAACAAAAGAGCAAGCAATAGTACTGGGGTTAGGAAGACTGCAGATGGTGGCAGTGATAGTAGCAAcattattttcaaagaaaaaggaaacctcAGGAGTTCCCTGTTTGTGAAAGTAAAAATGGATGGGATACCAATTGGAAGGAAGGTTGATTTAGGTGCTCATGGTTCCTATGAAACCTTAGCTCAAACCTTGGAGgatatgtttgatgaatcagCTACAGTCCTCACTCACAAAG TAGGATCAAATGGAGAAGATCACGGTACTGAAGTTGGAGCAGATGGGCATTCAAAATTGCTGCATGGTTCTTCTGACCTTGTGCTCACTTATGAAGACAAGGAAGGAGACTGGATGCTTGTGGGAGATGTTCCTTGGTG GATGTTCCTTAACTCTGTGAGGAGGCTAAGAATCATGAGGACACCTGAAGCTAATGGACTTG cTCTAATACAGTTACTTATTTGCAGCCCCaagattgaaggaaaagaaCAGAAGATCGAAATGCAAGCTCATATAGATAATGTTATTGTTTGCACCTTTACATGTGCTAGGATACACAAAACTTATGAACTAAAATGTACAACACGAATTGAAGGAATATAA